From a single Micromonospora pallida genomic region:
- a CDS encoding type I polyketide synthase: protein MNPDSNLIAVVGMAGRFPGAANLDEFWRNLSGGEESITRYPARQSGGHTYTPGRGVLDGADRFDAAFFGFTPREATLLDPQHRLLLECAWEAVEDAGYDPARCPWPVGVYAGSSQSPYERHVREHLTVDDWAVRLANSMDLLTARVSYKLGLTGPAVTVQTGCSTSLVAIHLAAQALLAGDCEAALAGGVSAVVPSALMPWSKGSPVSRDGYVRAFDEAGSGFVGGEGVGVVVLRRLEDALRDGDHVHAVIRGSAINNDGAAKVGFTAPGVDGQTEVIRAAQAVAGVSADTISYVEAHGTGTPLGDPIEVEALTNAFRSSTDARGFCRIGSVKTNIGHADTAAGVAGFVKTVLALRHRQIPPSLHFREPNRKIDFDASPFVVNTALCEWEPRAGVRRAGVSGMGIGGTNVHVVVEEAPALVPAPSGRPWHLLTVSARSAEALDTAGARVARAVTDRDGADLADAAWTLQQSRSAHPYRRFAVCASGTQATTLATGGSSASAAGRTGTAAGEVVHLFADGDAAHLPVAELYAHEPVFRSAVDECAAADLDVDLRAAVWDPSAASDPVVAACVTFVVQYALAALWRHWGVEPVAVAGHGTGAYTAACVAGVLRPDEALPLVAQRARALAGGSADSAWADLADLASRVPARRPGLPWVSDVTGGWLDTRQTVDPAEYWVAQARATDTFDAALGTLLEWRALTLLEVGRGTTLTDRLAARPDPARRHTVLASLPGQEHGSTYAAVLTTLGRLWAAGLDPHWPRLYEGERRHRVPLPTYPFERRSYLPEPAAPPATPPARESTPPEPVPAVDTVVPAPAAAAVSAPAEIAPAAPADAGTETSAGSGPGSDDAVLTTVRALFVELFGVPEVGADADFFDLGGDSLLAIELAARINETYELDLPLRSVYGAPVVADLAAAVRAALAADGRAAGDAG from the coding sequence GTGAACCCTGACAGCAACCTGATCGCAGTCGTCGGCATGGCCGGGCGGTTCCCGGGCGCGGCGAACCTCGACGAGTTCTGGCGCAACCTCAGCGGTGGTGAGGAGTCCATCACCCGCTACCCGGCCCGCCAGTCGGGCGGGCACACGTACACCCCGGGCCGGGGTGTCCTGGACGGCGCGGACCGCTTCGACGCGGCCTTCTTCGGCTTCACCCCCCGCGAGGCGACGCTGCTGGACCCCCAGCACCGGCTGCTGCTCGAGTGCGCGTGGGAGGCGGTGGAGGACGCCGGCTACGACCCCGCCCGGTGCCCCTGGCCGGTCGGTGTGTACGCCGGCAGCTCCCAGTCGCCGTACGAGCGGCACGTGCGGGAGCACCTGACGGTCGACGACTGGGCGGTGCGGCTGGCCAACTCGATGGACCTGCTGACCGCCCGGGTCTCCTACAAGCTCGGCCTGACCGGTCCGGCGGTGACCGTCCAGACCGGCTGCTCCACCTCACTGGTCGCGATCCACCTGGCGGCCCAGGCGTTGCTCGCCGGGGACTGCGAGGCCGCGCTGGCCGGTGGGGTGTCGGCGGTGGTGCCGAGCGCCCTGATGCCGTGGAGCAAGGGCAGCCCGGTGTCCCGGGACGGGTACGTGCGGGCGTTCGACGAGGCCGGCAGCGGCTTCGTCGGCGGCGAGGGGGTCGGGGTCGTGGTGCTCCGGCGGCTGGAGGACGCGCTGCGCGACGGCGACCACGTGCACGCCGTCATCCGGGGCTCGGCGATCAACAACGACGGCGCCGCGAAGGTCGGCTTCACCGCGCCGGGGGTCGACGGGCAGACCGAGGTGATCCGGGCCGCCCAGGCGGTGGCCGGGGTGAGCGCGGACACGATCAGCTACGTCGAGGCCCACGGCACGGGCACCCCGCTGGGCGACCCGATCGAGGTGGAGGCGCTGACCAACGCGTTCCGGAGCAGCACCGACGCGCGCGGGTTCTGCCGGATCGGCTCGGTCAAGACGAACATCGGCCACGCCGACACCGCAGCCGGGGTCGCCGGGTTCGTCAAGACCGTGCTCGCCCTGCGCCACCGGCAGATCCCACCGAGCCTGCACTTCCGCGAGCCGAACCGGAAGATCGACTTCGACGCGAGCCCGTTCGTCGTCAACACCGCGCTCTGCGAGTGGGAGCCCCGCGCCGGTGTCCGGCGGGCCGGTGTCAGCGGCATGGGCATCGGGGGGACGAACGTCCACGTCGTGGTCGAGGAGGCGCCCGCCCTCGTACCGGCGCCGAGTGGCCGTCCGTGGCACCTGCTGACCGTCTCGGCCCGCAGCGCCGAGGCTCTCGACACCGCCGGCGCCCGGGTCGCGCGGGCAGTGACCGACCGCGACGGGGCCGACCTCGCCGACGCCGCCTGGACCCTCCAGCAGAGCCGCAGCGCACACCCGTACCGTCGGTTCGCGGTGTGCGCCTCCGGCACGCAGGCCACGACCCTGGCCACCGGTGGCTCGTCGGCGTCCGCCGCCGGTCGGACCGGTACCGCCGCCGGCGAGGTGGTCCACCTCTTCGCCGACGGTGACGCGGCGCACCTGCCGGTGGCCGAGCTGTACGCGCACGAACCGGTGTTCCGCAGCGCGGTCGACGAGTGCGCCGCCGCCGACCTGGACGTGGACCTGCGCGCGGCCGTGTGGGACCCGTCCGCCGCGTCCGACCCGGTGGTCGCGGCGTGCGTGACCTTCGTCGTGCAGTACGCGCTGGCCGCGCTCTGGCGGCACTGGGGCGTGGAACCCGTCGCGGTGGCCGGGCACGGCACCGGGGCGTACACCGCTGCCTGCGTGGCCGGGGTGCTCCGTCCCGACGAGGCGCTTCCGCTGGTGGCGCAGCGCGCCCGCGCCCTGGCCGGCGGCTCCGCCGACAGCGCCTGGGCCGACCTGGCGGACCTGGCGAGCCGGGTGCCGGCCCGCCGGCCCGGACTGCCGTGGGTGTCCGACGTGACCGGCGGCTGGCTGGACACTCGGCAGACCGTCGACCCGGCGGAGTACTGGGTGGCGCAGGCCCGGGCCACCGACACCTTCGACGCCGCGCTCGGCACGCTGCTCGAGTGGCGGGCGCTGACCCTGCTCGAGGTGGGCCGGGGCACGACCCTCACCGACCGGCTCGCCGCGCGTCCCGACCCGGCGCGGCGGCACACCGTCCTGGCCTCGCTGCCGGGCCAGGAACACGGTTCGACGTACGCGGCCGTCCTGACCACCCTCGGACGGCTCTGGGCCGCCGGCCTCGACCCGCACTGGCCGCGGCTGTACGAGGGGGAGCGCCGCCACCGGGTGCCGCTGCCGACGTACCCGTTCGAACGGCGCTCCTACCTGCCGGAACCCGCCGCACCACCGGCCACCCCACCCGCCCGGGAGTCGACGCCCCCGGAGCCCGTACCGGCGGTCGACACCGTCGTGCCCGCACCGGCCGCCGCCGCCGTTTCCGCGCCGGCTGAGATCGCGCCAGCCGCGCCCGCCGACGCCGGCACGGAAACGTCCGCCGGTTCCGGGCCGGGGTCGGACGACGCGGTCCTGACCACCGTGCGGGCGCTCTTCGTCGAACTCTTCGGGGTGCCGGAGGTCGGTGCCGACGCCGACTTCTTCGACCTGGGTGGGGACTCCCTGCTGGCGATCGAACTGGCCGCGCGGATCAACGAGACCTACGAGCTGGACCTGCCGCTGCGCAGCGTGTACGGGGCACCCGTGGTGGCGGACCTGGCGGCAGCGGTCCGGGCGGCGCTGGCCGCCGACGGACGCGCGGCGGGCGACGCCGGCTGA
- a CDS encoding non-ribosomal peptide synthetase yields MPKPVAVGTAALSYLVGAIVDRYALTPDDRVLMFTQPHFDVALEEILPTLAVGARLVVPQSDLLGGPELVAVSAARSVTVANLPTSYLLTVGPELAAALRDGRWRPRLLVVGGERVTGESLRELAEAGTATVLNAYGVTEATVTSTVHEVTEEDLASPATVPLGTDLPGTRTYVVDRSGRPLPTGAVGEIAVAGPGLARGYLHDEPATERAFRQVDALGGQRVYRTGDRGYRDAAGRLHFVGRVDEQIKFRGYRIEPGEVRAVLVDHPRVRDAYVLLTTAQGTGEAQLVAYVEPVGDDGPEHRDLRAYLGDRLPEHLVPSAFVLVPELPRTPVGKIRRDDLPPVLATPVRQDVPLVSDQEEQIARIWREVLGVDRVGRTDNFFDLGGHSLLLLRVHARLVRELRLDLPVVTLFRFPTIEAIAAHLAGADGDATGRPDLGQARLAGRDRLSRARARRGGDDPSQEPAPLDRIGTQP; encoded by the coding sequence GTGCCGAAGCCGGTGGCGGTGGGCACGGCCGCGCTGTCCTACCTGGTCGGGGCGATCGTCGACCGGTACGCCCTGACGCCGGACGACCGGGTACTGATGTTCACCCAGCCGCACTTCGACGTGGCGCTGGAGGAGATCCTGCCGACCCTGGCGGTCGGCGCCCGGCTGGTGGTCCCGCAGAGCGACCTGCTGGGCGGACCGGAACTGGTCGCCGTGTCGGCCGCCCGGAGCGTGACGGTGGCCAACCTGCCGACGAGCTACCTGCTCACCGTCGGCCCCGAGTTGGCCGCGGCGCTGCGCGACGGCCGCTGGCGGCCCCGCCTGCTGGTCGTCGGCGGGGAACGGGTCACCGGTGAGTCGCTGCGGGAACTGGCCGAGGCGGGTACGGCCACCGTGCTGAACGCGTACGGCGTCACCGAGGCGACGGTCACCTCGACCGTGCACGAGGTGACCGAGGAGGACCTGGCCAGCCCGGCTACCGTGCCGCTCGGCACCGACCTGCCCGGTACCCGCACATACGTGGTGGACCGGTCCGGACGGCCGCTGCCCACCGGCGCGGTCGGCGAGATCGCCGTTGCCGGCCCGGGTCTGGCCCGGGGCTACCTGCACGACGAGCCGGCCACCGAGCGGGCGTTCCGGCAGGTCGACGCGCTCGGCGGGCAGCGGGTGTACCGCACCGGCGACCGTGGGTACCGCGACGCCGCCGGTCGGCTGCACTTCGTCGGCCGGGTCGACGAGCAGATCAAGTTCCGGGGCTACCGGATCGAACCGGGCGAGGTCCGCGCGGTGCTGGTGGACCACCCCCGGGTCCGGGACGCGTACGTGCTGCTGACCACCGCCCAGGGCACTGGCGAGGCGCAGCTCGTCGCCTACGTCGAACCCGTCGGCGACGACGGGCCGGAGCACCGGGACCTGCGGGCGTACCTCGGCGACCGGCTGCCCGAACACCTGGTCCCCTCGGCCTTCGTGCTGGTGCCGGAGCTGCCGCGCACCCCGGTCGGCAAGATCCGTCGGGACGACCTCCCGCCGGTCCTGGCCACCCCCGTCCGGCAGGACGTCCCCCTCGTCTCCGACCAGGAGGAACAGATCGCCCGGATCTGGCGGGAGGTGCTCGGCGTCGACCGGGTCGGCCGTACCGACAACTTCTTCGACCTCGGCGGGCACTCCCTGCTGCTGCTCCGGGTGCACGCGCGGCTCGTCCGGGAGCTGCGGCTGGACCTGCCGGTGGTGACGCTGTTCCGCTTTCCCACCATCGAGGCCATCGCCGCCCACCTGGCCGGGGCGGACGGGGACGCGACCGGGCGGCCCGACCTCGGCCAGGCCCGGCTGGCCGGGCGGGACCGGCTCTCCCGTGCCCGGGCCCGTCGCGGCGGCGACGACCCATCCCAGGAACCCGCACCGCTGGACCGGATAGGAACGCAGCCGTGA
- a CDS encoding condensation domain-containing protein, whose amino-acid sequence MGQEGLFDLSPSQEIVWVHESLSPGSRAYNFTAFVVVRGDLDANAVREALGRVLDHHDGLRLELADTADGRPAQRVRARCEPRFRSLDISGEADVDAAFDAVVRAEATTSFDTYEAPLVRWCLVRTGEREHRLIHVEHHLIHDGRSFLILVGDLFRAYRALVAGEPVELPDTVSYTEHLRRVAAVPPGDRAESLAFWHRELEDATFEATLPGLARPGVVRRNHGAQHRQRFAPEVADRIRARSVASGHTVYTTMLGLFAELVRRHCGQDDLIVGTAVGNRYDEINTSVGMFVNTIPLRLRLSGEASVDDMLSDVTETLIRAIPHQDVPIQQLTRAIGRHTSGVENPLFNIAFSGVDDGVPDVRVPGLDVVLSEGHNFGTTRFDLDLVLIPDARRVVGPRVGPAALDLHWDYDADLFTEETVRMLADRLAALVEAYLDAPETAPVASLAAAPTPVASLAAAPAPAASLAPDDGAGEARHPVVSGVLLPPGRDPEAVAVVSGALTLTYRDLDARVQRVATALTAAGVAPGQPVAVLLPRGLDVVVTLLACARVGAVYCPMSPADPAERLHLLLDRLRPALVVTDAATAGRLPAVPAPSRCSTAAGGRPPGRRRPSTGSPTSSTPPAPPGCRSRWRWARPRCPTWSGRSSTGTP is encoded by the coding sequence ATGGGCCAGGAAGGTCTGTTCGACCTCTCACCCTCCCAGGAGATCGTCTGGGTCCACGAGAGCCTCTCCCCGGGTAGCCGTGCCTACAACTTCACGGCGTTCGTCGTCGTCCGAGGTGACCTCGACGCGAACGCGGTGCGCGAGGCGCTGGGCCGGGTGCTCGACCACCACGACGGACTGCGGCTGGAACTGGCCGACACCGCCGACGGCCGGCCCGCGCAGCGCGTCCGCGCCCGGTGCGAGCCCCGTTTCCGCAGCCTGGACATCTCCGGGGAGGCCGACGTCGACGCAGCGTTCGACGCGGTCGTCCGGGCCGAGGCGACGACGAGCTTCGACACGTACGAGGCCCCGCTGGTCCGGTGGTGCCTGGTGCGGACCGGTGAGCGGGAACACCGGCTGATCCACGTCGAGCACCACCTGATCCACGACGGCCGGTCCTTCCTGATCCTGGTCGGCGACCTGTTCCGTGCCTACCGGGCCCTCGTCGCGGGGGAGCCGGTCGAGCTGCCCGACACCGTGTCGTACACCGAGCACCTGCGCCGGGTGGCCGCCGTGCCGCCGGGCGACCGCGCGGAGAGCCTGGCTTTCTGGCACCGGGAGCTCGAGGACGCCACCTTCGAGGCGACCCTGCCGGGACTCGCCCGGCCCGGGGTGGTGCGCCGTAACCACGGCGCGCAGCACCGGCAGCGGTTCGCGCCGGAGGTGGCCGACCGGATCCGGGCCCGCAGCGTCGCCAGTGGACACACCGTCTACACCACGATGCTCGGTCTCTTCGCCGAACTCGTCCGCCGGCACTGCGGTCAGGACGACCTCATCGTCGGTACGGCCGTCGGCAACCGCTACGACGAGATCAACACCTCGGTCGGCATGTTCGTCAACACCATCCCGCTGCGGCTGCGCCTCTCCGGGGAGGCGTCGGTGGACGACATGCTCTCCGACGTCACCGAGACCCTGATCCGGGCGATCCCGCACCAGGACGTGCCGATCCAGCAGCTCACCCGGGCGATCGGCCGGCACACCAGCGGGGTGGAGAACCCGCTGTTCAACATCGCCTTCAGCGGCGTCGACGACGGCGTCCCCGACGTGCGCGTGCCCGGCCTGGACGTGGTGCTCTCCGAGGGGCACAACTTCGGCACCACCCGCTTCGACCTCGACCTGGTGCTCATCCCGGACGCCCGGCGGGTCGTCGGCCCCCGGGTCGGCCCGGCGGCGCTGGACCTGCACTGGGACTACGACGCCGACCTGTTCACCGAGGAGACGGTCCGGATGCTCGCCGACCGGCTCGCCGCGCTCGTCGAGGCGTACCTCGACGCGCCGGAGACGGCTCCGGTCGCGTCGCTCGCCGCCGCGCCGACCCCGGTCGCCTCGCTGGCCGCCGCCCCGGCCCCTGCCGCCTCGCTGGCCCCCGACGACGGGGCGGGGGAGGCCCGGCACCCGGTCGTCTCCGGTGTCCTGCTGCCCCCGGGCCGTGACCCCGAGGCGGTCGCCGTGGTCAGCGGCGCTCTTACCCTCACCTACCGCGACCTCGACGCCCGGGTGCAGCGTGTGGCGACCGCGCTGACCGCCGCCGGCGTGGCGCCCGGACAGCCGGTGGCCGTGCTGCTGCCCCGGGGCCTGGACGTGGTGGTCACCCTGCTGGCCTGCGCGCGGGTGGGTGCCGTGTACTGCCCGATGTCCCCCGCCGATCCGGCCGAACGGCTCCACCTGCTGCTCGACCGGCTCCGACCGGCGCTGGTGGTCACCGACGCGGCCACCGCCGGCCGGCTGCCCGCTGTCCCGGCCCCCTCGCGGTGCTCGACGGCGGCCGGTGGCCGTCCGCCCGGCCGGCGGCGACCCTCGACGGGCTCGCCTACGTCATCCACACCTCCGGCTCCACCGGGGTGCCGAAGCCGGTGGCGGTGGGCACGGCCGCGCTGTCCTACCTGGTCGGGGCGATCGTCGACCGGTACGCCCTGA
- a CDS encoding ABC transporter ATP-binding protein translates to MSGGHAVEISDLTRVYQRGRGEPRTALDRLSLTIDRGEIHGLLGPNGAGKTTLCKILSTVLLPTSGTARVDGHDVVTETAAVRQRIGIAFGGERGLYGRLTARQNLMYWSALYRQPTAVAKVRVAALLERVGLADRAGERVETFSRGMKQRLHLARGLVGDPRVVILDEPTVGMDPVAAREFRVLVREVRAEGRTILLTTHDMAEAEAVCDRVSLVDGGRLVKTEDPRTIGAWLSTYERVTAENVPAWTVDVLRTVSGVVDVQTSPSGSVRVETDAPGAAGEVLRILVDAGVTQLSTGRPSLEEVYLHVVGDRGLGIR, encoded by the coding sequence ATGAGCGGCGGGCACGCGGTCGAGATCAGCGACCTCACCCGGGTGTACCAGCGCGGCCGGGGCGAACCCCGCACCGCCCTGGACCGGCTCAGCCTGACCATCGACCGGGGCGAGATCCACGGGCTGCTCGGCCCGAACGGGGCCGGCAAAACCACGCTGTGCAAGATCCTGTCGACGGTGCTGCTGCCCACCTCAGGGACGGCCCGGGTGGACGGACACGACGTGGTCACCGAGACCGCCGCCGTCCGGCAGCGCATCGGCATCGCCTTCGGCGGCGAACGCGGGCTGTACGGGCGGCTCACCGCCCGGCAGAACCTGATGTACTGGTCGGCGCTGTACCGCCAGCCGACCGCCGTCGCCAAGGTGCGGGTGGCCGCCCTGCTGGAACGGGTCGGCCTGGCCGACCGGGCCGGCGAGCGGGTGGAGACGTTCTCCCGGGGCATGAAGCAACGGCTGCACCTGGCCCGGGGCCTGGTCGGTGACCCCCGGGTGGTGATCCTGGACGAGCCGACGGTCGGCATGGACCCGGTGGCCGCGCGGGAGTTCCGGGTCCTGGTGCGCGAGGTACGGGCCGAGGGTCGCACCATCCTGCTGACCACGCACGACATGGCCGAGGCGGAGGCGGTGTGCGACCGGGTGTCGCTCGTCGACGGGGGACGGCTGGTCAAGACGGAGGATCCGCGCACCATCGGCGCCTGGCTGTCCACGTACGAGCGGGTGACCGCCGAGAACGTGCCGGCGTGGACGGTGGACGTGCTGCGGACCGTGTCCGGGGTGGTCGACGTCCAGACCTCGCCGAGCGGTTCGGTACGCGTGGAGACCGACGCGCCCGGAGCGGCCGGCGAGGTGCTGCGGATCCTGGTCGACGCCGGGGTCACCCAGCTCTCCACCGGCCGGCCGTCGCTCGAGGAGGTCTACCTGCACGTGGTCGGGGACCGCGGGCTGGGGATCCGTTGA
- a CDS encoding ABC transporter permease, which translates to MIALFWAAVRFQVNHVWRSVNDLMVLVTLPLFTIAFLAVMVESGRRDLAPYAIVGSGAMSLWSMAVNISGGTIEGDRRNGVLEAAVATPAPLVVVLLGRITAVTVISQVGLVESAMVGWAVFGVTIEIHHPLVFLLTVLCTTAAVVGTATALAGVFVLGRWALTLKSSLTYPFYVLGGALVPVTFLPEWLQPLTKVVFLSWSAELLRDCLAPAAVRNVPARLAVLLVLGAAAFAVGFWMIEWIMRRLRSTGTVGYA; encoded by the coding sequence TTGATCGCGTTGTTCTGGGCGGCGGTGCGGTTCCAGGTGAACCACGTGTGGCGGTCCGTCAACGACCTGATGGTGCTGGTGACGTTGCCGCTGTTCACCATCGCCTTCCTGGCGGTGATGGTCGAGTCCGGCCGCCGCGACCTGGCCCCGTACGCGATCGTCGGCTCGGGCGCGATGTCGCTCTGGTCGATGGCGGTGAACATCTCGGGCGGCACGATCGAGGGCGACCGGCGCAACGGCGTGCTGGAGGCCGCGGTCGCCACCCCCGCCCCGCTGGTGGTCGTCCTGCTCGGCCGGATCACCGCGGTCACCGTGATCAGCCAGGTCGGGCTGGTCGAGTCGGCCATGGTGGGCTGGGCGGTGTTCGGGGTGACCATCGAGATCCACCACCCGCTGGTCTTCCTGCTCACCGTGCTCTGCACCACCGCCGCCGTGGTGGGCACCGCGACCGCGTTGGCCGGGGTGTTCGTGCTGGGCCGGTGGGCGCTGACCCTGAAGAGTTCGCTGACGTACCCCTTCTACGTGCTCGGCGGTGCGCTCGTGCCGGTCACCTTCCTGCCCGAGTGGTTGCAGCCGCTGACCAAGGTGGTCTTCCTCTCCTGGTCCGCCGAGCTGCTGCGGGACTGTCTTGCCCCGGCGGCCGTGCGGAACGTGCCGGCCCGGCTGGCGGTCCTGCTCGTGCTGGGCGCGGCCGCGTTCGCGGTCGGGTTCTGGATGATCGAGTGGATCATGCGGCGGCTCCGGAGCACCGGAACGGTGGGGTACGCGTGA
- a CDS encoding ABC transporter permease: protein MTVILRDHLRVLRYAVLSALADLRAIYTWRSWTFIWMVRILCQVSLFALLGRLLDAPDKVGYLIVGNSVFMVANTAIQVVNSTSWERLLGTLPLLVASPTGPFTVFAGRSALWLLDGIGVGTLSLFLLSPVFGVPLPMPTALLAVPLIVLVGVSTYCFGLLLGALALRTVSLRALIASLGGLCLMVLTGVQVPTTFWPAPVSWLAEVLPLTHGLKAVRDLLAHGPTAGVARLAVTETVIAAGWLLVAALAFWQYDRSGRHEASVDFSED from the coding sequence GTGACCGTCATCCTCCGTGACCATCTCCGGGTCCTGCGGTACGCGGTGCTCAGCGCCCTGGCCGACCTGCGGGCCATCTACACATGGCGGTCCTGGACCTTCATCTGGATGGTCCGCATCCTGTGCCAGGTGAGCCTCTTCGCGCTGCTGGGCCGGCTGCTCGACGCCCCGGACAAGGTGGGCTACCTGATCGTCGGCAACTCGGTCTTCATGGTGGCGAACACCGCCATCCAGGTGGTCAACTCGACCTCCTGGGAACGGCTGCTCGGCACGCTGCCGCTGCTGGTGGCCTCCCCGACCGGCCCGTTCACCGTGTTCGCCGGACGCAGCGCGCTGTGGCTGCTGGACGGCATCGGCGTCGGCACGCTCTCGCTGTTCCTGCTGTCCCCCGTCTTCGGGGTGCCGCTGCCGATGCCGACCGCCCTGCTCGCCGTGCCGCTGATCGTGCTCGTCGGGGTGTCGACGTACTGCTTCGGGCTGCTGCTGGGCGCGCTCGCGTTGCGTACGGTGTCGTTGCGCGCCCTGATCGCGAGCCTGGGCGGGCTGTGCCTGATGGTGCTGACCGGCGTGCAGGTGCCGACCACCTTCTGGCCCGCGCCGGTCTCCTGGCTGGCGGAGGTCCTGCCGCTCACCCACGGCCTGAAGGCGGTACGCGACCTGTTGGCGCACGGGCCGACCGCCGGGGTGGCCCGACTCGCGGTGACCGAGACGGTGATCGCCGCCGGGTGGCTGCTCGTCGCGGCCCTGGCCTTCTGGCAGTACGACCGCAGCGGACGCCACGAGGCGTCCGTCGACTTCAGCGAGGATTGA
- a CDS encoding AAA family ATPase: MIIWLNGPFGAGKTTLSEKLAALLPGNLVVDPEEVGFALRRLVPPPPTGDFQDLPIWRSLTLVTLREIRRLYDATLIVPMTLVVPAYLTEIIGGLVDGGEDVRHVWLDVDEQVLRSRIIAQVIDPTDPVHDAEVRRWRLDQVDRCRAARPHLPAGTRFLDSGTTDPDTLAAEIAGWVTAGRHQ, from the coding sequence GTGATCATCTGGCTCAACGGACCGTTCGGGGCGGGGAAGACCACGCTCAGCGAGAAGCTCGCCGCGCTGCTGCCGGGCAACCTGGTCGTGGACCCCGAGGAGGTCGGCTTCGCGCTGCGGCGGCTGGTGCCGCCCCCGCCCACCGGCGACTTCCAGGACCTGCCCATCTGGCGGAGCCTGACCCTGGTCACGCTGCGCGAGATCCGCCGGCTCTACGACGCCACGCTGATCGTGCCGATGACCCTGGTCGTGCCCGCCTATCTGACGGAGATCATCGGCGGGCTGGTCGACGGCGGCGAGGACGTCCGGCACGTGTGGCTGGACGTCGACGAGCAGGTCCTGCGGTCCCGGATCATCGCCCAGGTCATCGACCCGACCGATCCGGTGCACGACGCGGAGGTCCGGCGGTGGCGGCTGGACCAGGTCGACCGGTGCCGGGCGGCCCGGCCGCACCTGCCGGCCGGCACCCGGTTCCTCGACTCGGGCACCACCGATCCCGACACCCTGGCCGCCGAGATTGCGGGCTGGGTGACGGCCGGCAGACACCAATAA